The sequence CATCCTACAGTCTGTCCTTCTGGCATCAGTCGATAAAGTAATTCATGTAGCTGCTGAATGGATTGGGTGTAATATCCAGCCATGTGATTTCTGTTTAGATTATCTATCGTCTTTCTGACAATATCTTGCATCGTGCTCCCTGCCTTAATACGATTAGGTTCTTTTCTGGGCAAACCTATCTTGCGAAATTCAATATAATACCGCCATCTTCCCGTGTAAATTGATTAATTGCTTTGCGTTCGATGTTTAAAGGTATTTTGCAGTTCACAACTTCATCTATTTGGCCATTCAATATCGTCTAGGTGCAGATTTGTTTACGATTGAAGCTCTTTGGGTTTGTACAGCCCTACCCCTTTAGCATCCCATCAAGCTCTTTGATTCTCCCCAGCGCCACAAAAGCCGAATCGCTCGCTCCTTGGCTCAATCCTTCACTGAAGTGCAAGACATTTTCAAGCAGCACCGAAATCCCTAGGAAGATCGTCTTAGAGCAGATTCCCCTCAGGTAGCTGATGAGAATCGGCGTAGGAAGATTGTGGGTGGAGTAGAGGTAGGTGCGCTCATCGCTCAAGTCTAAAAATTCTATCTCCCCCTCTTTAAATCCACTCATTGCATCCGCCACCACAATCACATCAGGTGCTAGTTCGCGTAGCTTCCCAAACTCGCTCTCTGGCGTGTCATATCCAAAAAAGACGCTCCACTCTGGCATCTGCTCCTCGACAAGCCGCCCCAAAGCGATCGCCACGCCATCATCTCCTCTTAGCTCATTCCCCACGCAAAGAAGCACCTTTTTCACTATTTTTCCCCTCTTTTAAGCATGTTTAAAATCTTTTCTCAGCACCAAATAGCCCTCTCTTAGCTCTTCTAACACCTTTTTAAAGGGGCACTCCATCATCTCAGGCAGTAGCTTAGCAGCGTGCTCTGGAAAGACCTCGACCTCAAAATATCGGCTCAGATTCCCTAGCTTAAAGCGCAGATACTCCCCGCCATTTTGGAGTATTGCTTCAAACTCCGCAGGGGGAATCTCCAAAACCTTCTCACTAAAGTCAATGGTCCCCACTCCGTGCCCCACGCAAGTGGAGAAGATTTTGATCTGATTGAGAAGGGCTGATTCTGACTTAGCGCCATCAAGGTGGCGCTTGGTGAGCCGATAGACCTCTACCACTTGCCCTCTCCCCACGAGATTTGATTGAGTGCGATCTTCTCCTCCTCCTCGCAAGGAACATACGCCGAATAGACCTCATTATGCAAGATTCCCATGCACTCTGCATAGCGCGGGTCACTCTCCTCTTTCATGGCTAGCACAAGAGCGGCTTTGGCGGCTTTGGGATTTTTGACCTCAGGGCTTTGCGCGAGGGCGGCGAGGTATTTATCATAGAGCGTCCGCCCAAACACATAGCTCATGAGGCGCTTGGCGTACACCAATAGGTCTCGCTCAAAAAGGGTGTTCCCCAAAAGCGAATCGCCCACCAAAGGGGGCATCTCGCTATCATGTTCAAAGCTCACCCGCTGCAGCTTCTGCTCCATCACACCAAGAGCCGTCGTGAGCCCATAGATGATACTCGCAGGATGAGGCGGACATCCAGGGATATAGACATCCACGGGGATGATTTTGTCGATCCCACTCAAGACGCTATAGGCATCATAAAAGATTCCTCCCGTGGAGCCACAAGCACCTAAAGCCACCACAAGCTTGGGGTCTGGAGCAGCCTCATAGGCACGCAAAAGCGGATAATACATCTGCCTCGTCACAGGCCCTGTGCAGAGCAGAATATCCGCATGGCGTGGATTGGCCACGAGCTTAAATCCAAAGCGCTCTGGATCCCACAAGGGCGTGATCGCAGCAAAAATCTCGATCTCACAGCCATTGCAACTCCCGCAGTCGATTCGATAGACGCTGAAGCTCCGCCCAATATGTTTGAGGAGCTCCAGCTTCTGCTCTATCTCATTGGCGACTTTTATCTCTTCGGGCATATCATAGATTTTCATGAGATCACCTCCTCATCCCCGCGTGTGAAATGAAGCACCGCGGCATTTTTTTTGCACTCAGGGCATATCTTGGCATAGTTCTCCGCCTCTTTGAGCCTCTCTTCTCCTATATTAGCCTTGCTGAGGCGATCTAGAGTGTATTTGACGAGTCTTTTGGCGGTGAAAGGCTTTTGGCATTGGGTGCATTGGTGGACATCAAGCTCCCCTCGCTGAATCAGAGCCGACTTGTCAAACTTGACCGCCAACTCAAACTCTTCGCTCAGCCTAATCGCTCCTGTGGGGCAGACCTCATCACATCGCCCACAAAAGATACATCGCCCGCAGTCAAACTCCCAAATGAGCTTGTTTTGCTCTTGGTTGAGCTCGACTGTGATGGCATTGGAAGGGCAGGCCACTCCGCACGCCGCACAGCCGATACAGAGGTCAAAAACATAGGCCGGTTTCCCGCGAAAGTGGTCGGCGACCTTATAGGGCGCAAAGGGGTATTGATGGGTGATCTTCCCATACTTTTCGCTGATATCAAGAAGCTTCATCATTTTAGATCCTTTAACGGATTTCCTTTGAGGGTTTTGGAGAAATCTTCCAAATCCAATCGGGTCAAAATCTTGCTCTTTTTACTTCTCACATCCACCACCGTCACACGCTCTGTACAAGAGTAGCATGGATCAAGACTGCAGACGATAAGCGCCGCATCGGCAATTGTGTTGCCGCGGAACTGGAATCGCAAGCTTGGCCAGTTGTTATAAGTGGCGGCTCGACATCTCCAACGATAGACCTTTTGGGCGCTTCCTTGCATGATCCAATGGACATTATCTCCTCTTGGCGCTTCAACATAGGCCAAAGCAAAATTCTCAGGCTGAACATGGAAGGTGGGGTCGATCATGATCGGAGTCTGAGGCATCAGCTCAAAACACTGGCGAATGATAGAGACAGAGCTTTTAAGCTCCATATAGCGCACCATCTCGCGAGCAAAGACATCGCCTCCCTGGGCGGTCGCCACCTCAAACTCAATCTGATTAAAAAAGTCATAGGGGTGGTCATAGCGAGTGTCTCGCTTGATTCCGCATCCGCGGATATTGGGCCCCACAGGGGAGAAGTCTCTCGCCACCTGCTTATCCAAAATCCCCACGCCTTTCCAGCGGCTAATCTGGCGCTTATCGTCCATCACCGCATCCCACACCTCTTCCACTTGGG comes from Wolinella succinogenes DSM 1740 and encodes:
- a CDS encoding formate hydrogenlyase maturation HycH family protein; this encodes MVEVYRLTKRHLDGAKSESALLNQIKIFSTCVGHGVGTIDFSEKVLEIPPAEFEAILQNGGEYLRFKLGNLSRYFEVEVFPEHAAKLLPEMMECPFKKVLEELREGYLVLRKDFKHA
- a CDS encoding NADH-quinone oxidoreductase subunit B family protein; this encodes MKIYDMPEEIKVANEIEQKLELLKHIGRSFSVYRIDCGSCNGCEIEIFAAITPLWDPERFGFKLVANPRHADILLCTGPVTRQMYYPLLRAYEAAPDPKLVVALGACGSTGGIFYDAYSVLSGIDKIIPVDVYIPGCPPHPASIIYGLTTALGVMEQKLQRVSFEHDSEMPPLVGDSLLGNTLFERDLLVYAKRLMSYVFGRTLYDKYLAALAQSPEVKNPKAAKAALVLAMKEESDPRYAECMGILHNEVYSAYVPCEEEEKIALNQISWGEGKW
- a CDS encoding hydrogenase 3 maturation endopeptidase HyCI, translated to MKKVLLCVGNELRGDDGVAIALGRLVEEQMPEWSVFFGYDTPESEFGKLRELAPDVIVVADAMSGFKEGEIEFLDLSDERTYLYSTHNLPTPILISYLRGICSKTIFLGISVLLENVLHFSEGLSQGASDSAFVALGRIKELDGMLKG
- a CDS encoding formate hydrogenlyase complex iron-sulfur subunit, whose amino-acid sequence is MMKLLDISEKYGKITHQYPFAPYKVADHFRGKPAYVFDLCIGCAACGVACPSNAITVELNQEQNKLIWEFDCGRCIFCGRCDEVCPTGAIRLSEEFELAVKFDKSALIQRGELDVHQCTQCQKPFTAKRLVKYTLDRLSKANIGEERLKEAENYAKICPECKKNAAVLHFTRGDEEVIS